The genomic interval ccttccttccttccttccttccaaagtTACATGAATGAACACCTGCCGAAGGCAGGGGCCACCATGACGGCAGGGGCCaacaccacagcccaggaaggtgATGAGCTGGCCTGGCTGCCCTACCTGAAAAAATGGCTCCGCACAAGCTGCGCCATCGTCCTGCACCTCAGCAATGGCACTATACAGATTAATTTCTTCCAGGTGTGCAGGGGCCTGTACTTGAGGTGGCTGGGTGGGGTGGAAGTGCTGTCCCTTTCACCAGGTGGGGGGCCTTCCTCCCCTTTGCCTCAACCTCAGGCCCCAGCTGAGCTTTTCActcactcccttcttccctccaaggACCACACCAAATTTATCCTGTGCCCCATGATGGCAGCTGTGACCTGCATCAACAAGAACCGGGACTTCCACACATACAGCCTGAGCCTTCTGGAGGAATATGGCTGCTGCGAGGAACTGGGCAGACAGCTATGCTATGCCCACACCATGGTAGACAGGATGCTGAGCTCAAAGTCTCCCAGCAGCAGACTGGAGGACAACACCTAGGCCTCTGTCCTTTGGGCTGGTGCCCCTTCACTCTGcaagctctgcctgggactgcGTTGCTCGGCTTCCGGGACTGCTGTTCAGTGCCCGTGGCCATGGGGCTGGGTGGGGAAGGGGTTGCTGTGTGAGTTATTTCTGTATATGTTTGGATCTGAGTTTATAACCTCTTCCCCTGCCCTCAGTCTAATGTGTAACTTGTATAGATATATTTCTATTGGATTTGACTGTTCTTTCCTTGgctttatatttattcaatatatgtgcatatcttttcttatcctgtgtttttgtgagtACCCAGAACCCAGAGTATTCCTCTGTTCCAACAGCCTCAGGCTGCTAAACTgctgttcaatattttgatgctCCCTAGACAAGGTTGAGCCATAGCCTTAACTCCTTGGTCCACCTTTGGGGCACCTGGTTGTCTCAGATCTTTGACATCTGGCAGGACCTCCCAGCATCCAAAGTTGGTGACTAGtagggcaggaagaagctctcagaAGCACAGGTTCTCAGGGCATGGTGAGTGTGTAGCAGCAGCCTTGGGAAGCGGTGTGTGAAGTAAGGGATGTAGCCAGCAGGGACTTGGCCCAGAGCCTGGTGTACTTCAGTTGGGAGCTTCCTGTAGTGGTGCTTCTGGCGATGGACAGGACAAGAACACTGACTCAGTTATGGCAGGCCATCCCTGATCTATGTCCCACCCAGGCTCTAGAACACAATTTATTCTTCATGACATGGAGCAGGTCTTACACTGATAATCCTTTTAGGACTGGAACATCTTCAGAGATGTGGGTGGAGAAATGGGCTGTAGGGATAACCCTCTGTGTCCCTTCTCTCAGGAAGAGGCCCCTCCAAGCCTGCTCATCTATTCCCAGGGGATAAACCACTCCCTCTTCCCCAAGGCAGTCTCCATCAGGGCTGATCTGCAGCTGAGAGGACATTAGACAATGTCTGGaggcattttggctggcttgCCTTGGGAAGAAAGTACCTCTATCAACCTGtgaggccagggatgctgctaAGCATGCCATAGTATAACATGGCATAGGATACAGGGCACCACCCACCCTTTCCCTGACAGTTTTCTCTTCTGAATCAGTACTGCCAAGGTTGAGAAACCATGACTTAGAAAAGGATTTTGTTGACATGGGGTCTTACTCCCTAGTTTAGGCCAGCCTTgaattctctccttcccacttcctgaGGGCCAGGGTTACAAGCATCATGCCGGGTTTAGAAAAGGACTCATTAACCTTCACTATGCTTCACATGATTGTAACTGGATAGGTAGCCTGTAATTGTGGCACTcaagaaggtgaggcaggaggatcctgtgttcaagctacacagaaaaaaaaggtgCTGGTTCTCATCTGTTCTGACCTAATGAGCTAGGTAGGATACA from Peromyscus maniculatus bairdii isolate BWxNUB_F1_BW_parent chromosome 18, HU_Pman_BW_mat_3.1, whole genome shotgun sequence carries:
- the LOC143269285 gene encoding serine/threonine-protein kinase PLK1-like, which gives rise to MTAGANTTAQEGDELAWLPYLKKWLRTSCAIVLHLSNGTIQINFFQDHTKFILCPMMAAVTCINKNRDFHTYSLSLLEEYGCCEELGRQLCYAHTMVDRMLSSKSPSSRLEDNT